Part of the Octopus sinensis linkage group LG10, ASM634580v1, whole genome shotgun sequence genome is shown below.
gatgctcgggctgccaccaaaactacgtggggtccacgggactatcactcagacgtagatgcacactgcatcgacaacagattgcattcccagaatacagaatgataccctttagtgagcatattgagaaatgcgcaaagcaactactacaacaatttttaatctttccattttatcaatgtgctattggaacaccaacacaaattagacaaggaaacattcttcattgaaaaatataagtctgaacttaaccatcctaacattcttatacagagaaactcacccctTTAAGTAAAAGAGGCAAGAAATAtgaagcgattatctcccttacaccggaagaaatcacttataacctccccttacctggaacactcctttacacttcataacgaagtcataacacgatgttttgagaaatttgaaaagttaacacgaaaccggtaatttcttcaaaatctATGTCACTATATGAAAAaactttataacattcttctgacataatgactcaaatatattttttaaccttttaaaactagccttctgtagttttatcaatttttactattttctatatattcaaccacgtgctttcacacaccaactttctcacctatatatatatatatatatatatatatatatatatatatatataaatatatatatatattgtgtgtgtggtgtgtgtgtgtgtgtgtgtgtgtgtgtatgttttccaccatcaccacttaacaaccggtgtggtgtgtttacgtcctagaaacctagcgattcggcaaaagaatccgatagaataagtaccagtcttaaaataCTAAAGGCTGGGCTCAATTCATTTGGTTAAAACtgcttcaaggcattgccccagcatggctgcaatctaatgactcaAACAATCAAATAACAAAAGATAAATATCTCAGACAACTTCTGAACTATGTTCAGGGTCTAACTTTCTTTGAATATCTCAAAACTGTTGCCTAGTAAGTTTTTGTAGCATTCCGTGAATGTTGTTGAAGAAGATGTCTCTTGAACGATGATATAAATTGGAAGTGAATGCAGTCTCACATAGTAGAAGACAGATGAGATGTTTACTATCATTTTCTGATATAATCACCAAAAATATTATCAGAAGATATACTATATCAAGCAGAGAGGGTGTAAAAAAGAAGCCCTATTTTGGAGGTTTTCTCTGCTGCGCGCAACCAAGCTGGAAAGAGTGAATTGCCAGCTTCTATACAAACTGCGGTTGGAACTCTCAGTCAAGAAATTCTTAAAACACCAAGTTTTAATATTTAACAACTGGAACAGCATAATCAGCAAAATCGACCAATCAGCAACCCAAaccccaaataaataaataaataaataaaaaggcttGTGCGAAGATTAAACAAAGCTGTTTCGGAAGGAAATGGTTATCCCGGATACCTCAGGCGGAAGAGGCAATGGCATTTTTGAGCAGGGAATTTTGGTAACAGAGATTTGCTTGAGTTGGGGGAGAAAGTATCAAAAGCATCTGATATTATAgaaactttaaaattttaaatatattcagacataattacacatacaaaTCATTATATAAAACCTGGCTGTAATGCGAGATTCtccaaaagcacacacacacacgtgtgtatatatatatatatatatatatcaagttaatccaaacatgaaaacacaaagagaaaacacaacaacgcgaggacgtagaacaagtatagtattattggacgctcaggaaagaaggaggatatatatatgtgtgtgtgtgtgtgtgtgtgtgtatacgcacacggtggtctttcaatttctgtcaaccaaatgcTTTCACAAACCCTTTGTCGGTccgatgttatagtagaagacacttgctcaaggtgccacgcagtgagtcaGGACTCGAAactatctggttgggaagcaaatttcttaccatgcagccacagaatatatttatatatttgtcgaTAATTATATTTCCACATTTCATAGTTTCATAGTCATAATTTCAAAAAGATAGATGAcggtttcaaaatttcatatttaatctggtttaatttgacaaaaaaaaaatccggtTTTAAGCCCCATAAATCAGAatagtaattttaaaatgtttagatATAATTAACATAccgtatttaaaatataacacctgaacattttataaatataagcaaAGTTAAGCGttaaataaacaatgaaatgaaacGCTATTTTTTACTTTCCATTAAGAAGTTACTAAGATGTACGAAGTCTTTAAAGGAACAGTTTTATAAAGAgaagaattttaataaaagcggtatataaataaatactgccAACTCACGGCTttcgttggcagaatcgttaccgcgccaggGAAAACTGcattgcagcatttcttccgactttcaAATGCTACCggtatcaactttgcctttcagccttccaGGATCAATGAAAGGAGTACGAGCAAGACACTAGGTCCATGTCATTGACTTGCtcccttcctcgaaattgctagTATTGacccgaaatttgaaatcagtatactCTGTCATTACAAGGCGTCCAGCAACCAGGATGCTTAGCACGCCAGAAAAAATCTTTGCGGCTTTTATTCTGGTTTCAAAAACCAGCGCAGTCAACTTTTTTTAGCCTTCCAAGGTTAATTTAATAAGgcacctgtcaagtactggggtcaacgtaattgactaacccccctcaccttaaaactgctggcatttttccaaaatttgaagcattgtatattgccaatatgtatcatatataaaatataactacCATCCCCGCCCTTTGTAATTCAATTAATAGAAGACTTTATGTGACCAAAGATTGATATGGATATATACGGATCTAGATGGACAGAATAGAGGaaagaataaataacattttGTCTTGCATGCTATTTGAAACCGAGTACAAACTTTTcgaaaatatgatttttaaaagaaGCATTTTGGAAACATATTTAAATCTCGGACGATACCCGTACAATATTCTTAGTCCTGTCTGTTTTCCACATCAGAACAGATGCCTGATGTGTCTTAGCAACATACTGTGAAGTTTGCCAGAAAAGATATCGCTTCTAACAAAATCTGGAAAGTGATTGTTGGCACGCTGAAGAGTCTGCTCACAATGCAGTCGTCAGCAACGTTGTTGCAATCTCACAGCAGCGAGTCAGAAATCAGACTGTATCAAACataagatttaaaaaacaaaaacaagggtgAAGGTTACATCTGCCATGTAGAACAAAGCACTATTTCCTCATACaaaattaggatcttttcggtttgaacggcagtttttaacataatttctaggtaactaaagaaCTTTAAAATTCGTATactcgtagaatgtgtttataaaacatctttttctcttggctttattgagaaaattctataggttgtaagatatttgttgttttttcttcaatttctgcaatttcaacaaatcaatgacgtctattgaggtaaaaaaaaaacattctgtgccctaTGAGTATGTACCTCGTTTAATAAACAgattggttttatttacatttgtgaagaaaaaaagatacacttcCCTCCACCCCtgatcctaaccctaactaactctaaccctaaagcagattgaaatgcaatagatcgatactaggatcataattatgggtgacaatttcatatgacaccgctagaaaaaactgccgttcaaaccgaaaagatcctatggaGGATAGTCGGTGAATATCTTCCCATTGATGGAAGCTTGTAATCTCTCCGCCAACTACACGTTGTATGAATGCCATTCCATAAATGGTGGATggatgatttcatatatatatatatatatatatatatatatatatataggaagatttccctttcaacggcagatcgagaaattaatttttttgtagctaaccactttcaaacttcggacactggtagaatgtgtcatataaaacatcttttactcttaatgatgttgagaaaagtttctattttcaaagttatttcgtgttaaagttgtatttcggtaatttccaGCAaacaatgacgtgtattcagctgaataaaattactgctgttgtttgtcaacaacaacttccggcggtgtatatttcgtttgtcactgttatttatgacatatttcatttccgttacgtttgtatgaataaacgtgtgtatctgaagcatgcttacttcatggcaccaccataatcgtcctaccagtgtacgaagtttgaaagtgtttagttacaaaaaattaatttctcgatctgccgttgaaagaagaaagatcctatatatataatataaaactctGTAATTCCTGTTAGCGAAtggaacatgtgtaatggtgaataattACCGATAgattttacaatttattttgttatatatatatatttataaatgtgggtgaaaaatttgatattaatttaataataccatcagtttaacaccaagtggcctagcacataaaaCCAGGGagataatacaaatttatacataaattataagaggagttaccactatgtggttagctctagtgctaaaaatagctccgatacTGGTATAGCCACAGAAAGTTGTTTCCAAGAAGAAGtaacattacatttaacggaaggaaagtgaaatataacgaaaaaatagattaaccctgaacaattgtttcattattaatgtatACCAgtatcggagctatttttagcactagagctaaccacatagtggtaactctcttataatttatatatatatatatatatatatataatatatatatatatatagatagatagatagatagatagatatatatatatatattttacattgtgtggaggcgcaatggcccagtggttagggcagcggatccgcggtcgtaagatcgcggtttcgattcccagaccgggcattgtgagtgtttattgagcgaaaacacctatagctccacgaggcacTGGCAGGGaagggggtgaaccctgctgtactcattcaccacaactttctctcactctttattcttgttactgttgtacctatatttcaaagggccagctttgtcacactctgtgtcacgctgaatctgctCGAGAACTACCTTAAGGGTATTCGGATCCGTGGACTGCACGttaatggtgccaagctgtatcggcctttgcctttcccttggataacatcggtggcgtggagagaggaggctggtatgcgtggtcttccgtaaacaaccttgcccggacttttgtttcggagggtaactttctaggtgcaattccatggtcattcatggaaGGAGgtcacatcacatatatatacatacatacatacatacatacatacatacatgattccaaatacatatgtatgtgtggttgtgtgcgtaGTTAATCTATTAATCCGCAATAATTCGTCGCAACGTTTCTACCAAAACGTCCATAGAATTTGACTGGTTTCAAAATAGTGCTGAAATAACAGAAAagcaattttaaaattcaaaatgaaaaggGACAAATATTATAGAGtaggatatattttttttttaaattttcacaatTACAGTTTCAATAGGAGTCAATATAGGTTTGTGGATTGTTTATTGATTGTTTTGTTGATGTTTGTTTACCTctattgtttgtatgtttgtttcaactgatttgtctttttttttgcttcaaataTACTGTTTGCCATTTTTTTCCAAATCTAATAAATtctcaaattcatatatatatatatatatgtatatatatatatatatatatatatatatatatatatatatatatatatgtatatatgtattatatatatatatatatatatatatatatgtatatatgtatatatatatatgtatatatatatatatatattatatatatatatattatatatatatatatatacatatatatatatgtgtatatatgtatatatatatatatatatgtatatatatatatgtgtaatatatatatatatatatatatatatatgtgtaatatatatatatatatatatatatatgatatatatatataatatatattatatatatatatatatataatatataatagcaagattataaacattgatatttttccaCGACTGTAAATTCCGTGCCTAACAGAATATTCTTCACAATATCCGCCACGACTAACACCTTTAATTTTAATCTCATCCACATGAAGAATGCACTAGTTAGCATGAAACTCAAAGTCGTAGTAAAGTATTAATATTTATCGCctacattataataaatatattcactctGCACAACGTATTGAGTACTCTCAACTGTGTCCCTCTAtagacttcatatatatataatatatattatatatattgttgttgtccgctttgtagttttgtttttatttttataattttatatatttttatatattttttatatcactGAAACACGTGTtgttatattcatttaaataattatttatataattataggtttttttattttttctgatgtttattttttttatattttgtttcaatatGAAATGCTTACGTTGGTCCTTATGCTTTTCTATATtgcatgtttttttctgttttacatttattatttcagaatttgtgttttctttttaaaattttcttaattacttttttttttattcttcaatctTTAACGAGAACTTGAAGAAGACCGGCAAGAATCGTCACCTGTTAAGGAGCCAGAAGGACAGTTTTGTGGGAAATCGGGGATGCAGTCGTTACGAATTGTTGCAGTAATTGTTgtagttgatgataatgatgatggtgatgatgaagatgatgacgatggtgttgtTGCTAGTGTTGTTCCCGtcgctgcggctgctgctgctgccgctgccgccgctgctgctgccacgGCTGCTGCTGTAACGTCggtcgtcgtcatcgccgtcgtcgtcgtcgtcgtcgttgtcatcgtcgtcgttatggCTGTCAGAGACGGTGTCATGGCGATGGTCGATGAGCTGTGATTGGACCGAGGTAAGCAGCAACCTTCATCGATTGCCGTATTGTCATCACTCACGATATCAATGATCTCCCCGCTCAGGTCGTCTTGATGTACCTGTTTATATTCACCTTCACTTTTACCGCAAAGGGATATCTGTTCGACGACGAAGCCCACTGGCTGGGTGACCGGATACAACGGGACCATCCCCAACGCGAACGGGTTCACCGATTTACTCGCTTGCACGCGAGGATATTTCCAATTTGGTCGTCTGCCTCGCGGAACTTTAGGTGCTTCTAGAATACTTTCTATACTAAAAGGACATTTATTCGTTCGATCCAACGGAATTTTGTCGAAATTATTGTTGTTCTCTTGGTTTGAATCTGGTGACTGACCTAAGGTTAAATAGCTGTCTTGTGAACATGTGTCGTCTCCTGAGCTAAGTTTTAAAGAAATCTTTCCGTTACTATCATAAGCGTTTCCGTTTTTGTCAACTGTCGAAGATCTGCGACGATCTTCCAGTTTCTTCAAGCGTTCCTCTTGTTTTCTGCGTTTCTTCTCAATGCGATCCATTTCACGCCTCTTAATTTCTTCTGGGTCCATAGGCTCCCCACTACACGTCTGCGGCTGCGCATTGTGTGCTGG
Proteins encoded:
- the LOC115216303 gene encoding uncharacterized protein LOC115216303, which codes for MLKTTDNDTESVMAANERANCVKKRQTAITTILTTTTTATSKSFAVSFVLPVWFQNRRAKWRKKENTKKGPGRPAHNAQPQTCSGEPMDPEEIKRREMDRIEKKRRKQEERLKKLEDRRRSSTVDKNGNAYDSNGKISLKLSSGDDTCSQDSYLTLGQSPDSNQENNNNFDKIPLDRTNKCPFSIESILEAPKVPRGRRPNWKYPRVQASKSVNPFALGMVPLYPVTQPVGFVVEQISLCGKSEGEYKQVHQDDLSGEIIDIVSDDNTAIDEGCCLPRSNHSSSTIAMTPSLTAITTTMTTTTTTTTAMTTTDVTAAAVAAAAAAAAAAAAAATGTTLATTPSSSSSSSPSSLSSTTTITATIRNDCIPDFPQNCPSGSLTGDDSCRSSSSSR